One window of Candidatus Nitrospira kreftii genomic DNA carries:
- a CDS encoding hypothetical protein (conserved protein of unknown function) yields MIASLATGQWIRSHDNVLIVGPTGAGKTYLACALAQMACRLGFSALYLRLPRFFRELAIAKGDGRYGRLLRSLAKTDLVVLDDWGLAPLTDEHRRDLLELLDDRHGRRATLVASQLPIDHWHTAIGEPTLADAILDRLVHNAYKITLKGESMRKRLAKADGSRPLKTEH; encoded by the coding sequence GTGATCGCGTCGCTGGCCACTGGTCAATGGATTCGCAGTCATGACAATGTGTTGATCGTGGGGCCGACCGGCGCGGGAAAGACGTATCTGGCCTGTGCGCTGGCGCAGATGGCCTGTCGGCTGGGGTTCTCCGCCCTGTACTTGCGACTCCCACGGTTCTTCCGAGAACTCGCGATCGCCAAAGGCGATGGCCGCTATGGCCGCCTGCTCCGGAGTCTCGCCAAGACGGACCTTGTGGTCCTCGATGATTGGGGCTTGGCCCCCTTGACCGACGAGCATCGCCGCGATCTGTTGGAACTGCTCGATGATCGGCATGGACGTCGGGCTACCCTCGTGGCCAGTCAACTCCCGATCGATCACTGGCATACGGCGATCGGGGAGCCGACGCTGGCCGATGCCATTCTTGACCGGCTCGTGCACAATGCCTATAAGATCACCTTGAAAGGAGAATCGATGCGCAAACGGTTAGCCAAAGCAGACGGAAGTCGGCCACTGAAGACCGAGCACTGA
- a CDS encoding NADPH-dependent 7-cyano-7-deazaguanine reductase: MKRETSGRIQKTTKLGYNERHAKSGITASLPEIETFPNQYKGYEITIEIPEYTAICPKTNLPDFGTITLYYMPDKACLELKSLKMYIYAYRNLGIFYENAVNRILHDVVKSSRPVWAKVTGTFTARGGLSSRIEAKFP; the protein is encoded by the coding sequence GTGAAACGTGAAACGAGCGGAAGAATCCAAAAAACCACGAAACTGGGATACAACGAACGGCATGCAAAAAGCGGCATCACCGCTTCACTGCCTGAAATAGAAACGTTCCCCAATCAGTATAAGGGTTATGAAATCACGATTGAGATTCCCGAGTATACGGCGATCTGTCCAAAAACTAATTTGCCGGACTTCGGGACGATCACGCTGTACTACATGCCCGATAAAGCATGTCTTGAGCTGAAATCGCTCAAGATGTACATCTACGCTTACCGCAATCTCGGCATTTTTTATGAAAATGCCGTCAACAGGATTCTCCACGATGTCGTAAAATCCAGCCGGCCCGTTTGGGCCAAAGTCACCGGCACCTTTACGGCGCGAGGTGGGCTGTCGAGTCGAATTGAAGCCAAGTTTCCATAG
- a CDS encoding 2-oxoglutarate:ferredoxin oxidoreductase gamma subunit — MAKRFNIRMAGVGGQGVVTGSHILSTAVINAGGESTIVPFYGSEKRMAPVESYVRVSDEPIYEIGEITFPHIIIIFHPQVITHGKSYTMPFYFGLKEDGVALINNDGPMNLHRDQAAELEKLRAKLYYFPATKISLEVANMDLATNMALMGCIGAITGLTSMEGLDQAVKDRFLGKGFVVSGGTAALDSVVERKFKKKQELIEKNVAVMRAGWNYAVDHGWAAPDVKRAEEPVATATATV, encoded by the coding sequence ATGGCGAAACGCTTTAATATTCGAATGGCAGGTGTCGGCGGACAGGGCGTCGTGACCGGCTCTCATATCCTGAGCACGGCCGTCATCAACGCCGGTGGAGAAAGTACGATCGTACCGTTCTATGGATCTGAAAAACGGATGGCGCCGGTCGAAAGCTATGTTCGTGTGTCAGATGAGCCGATTTATGAGATTGGTGAAATCACGTTTCCGCACATTATCATCATTTTTCACCCACAGGTCATCACGCACGGCAAATCGTATACGATGCCGTTCTACTTCGGTCTGAAGGAAGACGGGGTTGCCTTGATCAACAATGACGGACCGATGAATCTCCACAGAGACCAGGCAGCTGAATTGGAAAAGCTTCGGGCAAAGCTCTATTATTTTCCAGCGACAAAGATCTCCCTGGAAGTGGCGAATATGGATCTTGCCACGAACATGGCGCTGATGGGCTGTATTGGCGCGATTACGGGACTCACGAGCATGGAGGGGTTGGACCAGGCCGTAAAGGACCGGTTCCTCGGTAAAGGCTTTGTGGTATCTGGCGGGACTGCCGCGCTCGATAGTGTCGTTGAACGGAAGTTTAAAAAGAAACAGGAGTTGATCGAGAAAAACGTGGCTGTTATGCGGGCAGGATGGAACTACGCGGTTGACCATGGGTGGGCAGCACCCGATGTCAAACGCGCAGAAGAACCAGTGGCAACGGCCACTGCGACTGTGTAG
- a CDS encoding hypothetical protein (conserved protein of unknown function): MPLRYSSGPFPSSRFVPGRMPHPRQTTQGHSYAQPKPQPSPFPPPDQWQHSQDYRYGIDLYNHGYWWECHEVFEDLWKMAGRHTEQGNFFQALIQLAAANLKLFMGNPQAAQNLLQRGLVRLERVPDFYMGMDVARLTEGVRQCVNGPECQAPLMCLIGIRQE, translated from the coding sequence ATGCCGCTCCGCTACTCGTCAGGCCCGTTTCCTTCCTCGCGTTTTGTGCCTGGACGAATGCCACATCCTCGACAAACCACCCAGGGGCATTCCTACGCTCAACCGAAGCCGCAACCATCCCCGTTCCCCCCCCCCGATCAATGGCAACATTCTCAGGACTATCGGTATGGAATTGACCTCTACAATCACGGCTATTGGTGGGAGTGCCATGAGGTCTTCGAAGACCTGTGGAAAATGGCTGGACGCCACACGGAACAGGGGAATTTCTTCCAAGCTCTCATCCAGCTCGCTGCAGCCAATCTGAAGCTGTTCATGGGCAACCCGCAGGCTGCGCAGAATCTGCTGCAACGTGGACTGGTTCGACTAGAACGAGTGCCGGACTTCTATATGGGGATGGATGTCGCACGCCTCACCGAAGGAGTACGGCAGTGCGTGAACGGCCCCGAGTGCCAGGCACCACTCATGTGCCTGATCGGTATCAGACAGGAATAG
- a CDS encoding 2-oxoglutarate:ferredoxin oxidoreductase delta subunit — protein MATTQDTRERIIVPGPAGFHPPSAAQLGVSLPDPGQGLFYGLLEPNEEVVIEEMARKMLTSPNATLFPGPLLLWAWNDHAVEKAKATLEIAAQIPEVMIIPMPDYRPKYPKIDPEEVINPNHPNLTIWGNKIEACIFIGVHCHYANLTLKMIRAGTNCCTMAICAEQGHEDAMLTIRDSDTLKIKRVAEIFKRVREEMGIKLPENGENVRFTGTQSKVHGGKTHTNPMAFAPTPGGTGSAAMFGHSAEHMKREG, from the coding sequence GTGGCAACAACACAGGATACGAGAGAGCGCATCATTGTACCGGGGCCTGCGGGTTTCCATCCTCCATCAGCCGCGCAGTTAGGTGTGTCGCTGCCGGATCCTGGCCAGGGGTTGTTCTATGGATTACTCGAGCCGAACGAGGAAGTGGTTATTGAAGAGATGGCTCGTAAGATGCTGACGAGCCCGAACGCGACGCTCTTTCCCGGGCCGCTGTTACTATGGGCCTGGAACGATCATGCCGTGGAAAAAGCAAAGGCGACGCTGGAAATTGCCGCGCAGATTCCGGAAGTCATGATCATCCCGATGCCGGATTATCGGCCCAAGTATCCAAAGATCGATCCTGAAGAAGTGATCAACCCTAACCATCCAAATCTGACGATCTGGGGCAATAAGATCGAAGCCTGCATCTTTATCGGTGTGCATTGCCATTATGCGAATCTCACCCTCAAGATGATTCGGGCGGGAACCAATTGCTGTACCATGGCGATCTGTGCTGAGCAGGGCCACGAAGACGCCATGCTCACGATCCGAGACTCCGATACACTGAAGATCAAGCGTGTCGCAGAGATTTTCAAGCGCGTCCGTGAGGAGATGGGGATCAAGTTACCGGAAAACGGGGAAAACGTCCGCTTTACCGGCACGCAGTCAAAAGTGCATGGTGGCAAGACCCACACGAACCCGATGGCATTCGCTCCGACTCCAGGTGGTACGGGTAGTGCGGCGATGTTCGGTCATTCTGCCGAGCACATGAAGCGGGAAGGATAA
- a CDS encoding 2-oxoglutarate:ferredoxin oxidoreductase epsilon subunit produces MYLVADISVEICAAKSCKLCTQYCPEANTILYSEEMGKDQGFKYGSAYVAVDRCKGCAQCVWVCDNMAKNNAIKMIMIDQLPKAALTDNITYGEKSTTAVLASPVVG; encoded by the coding sequence ATGTACCTTGTAGCCGATATTAGCGTTGAAATCTGCGCAGCGAAGAGCTGCAAACTTTGTACGCAGTATTGTCCGGAAGCTAACACCATCCTTTATAGCGAAGAGATGGGGAAGGATCAGGGATTCAAGTATGGCTCGGCCTATGTCGCAGTAGACCGCTGTAAAGGATGTGCGCAGTGTGTGTGGGTCTGTGACAACATGGCGAAGAACAATGCGATTAAGATGATCATGATCGATCAATTGCCGAAGGCGGCGTTAACGGACAACATTACATACGGCGAAAAGAGCACGACGGCCGTTTTGGCCAGTCCGGTCGTCGGATAA
- a CDS encoding 2-oxoglutarate:ferredoxin oxidoreductase alpha subunit produces MSETEVKTNPQGDPITSVAVPKADRKTDPHGEAKRQRVVTPEYMFHEAPRTKEFITGSEAAKEAIRRSNVDLAIAYPITPQSETMQLVGVLYGEGYVKEYYRGEEEVGVMAAIAGGSRAGVRCYTATAGPGTLRGLEGIASWPGHRLPVVAMFTCRVVNAPLAIQPDNIEVSYLLNCGMIVFHAENQQDMFDFTMAGFTISEKNDVTLPVGVCCDGFFVTHARGYVRMQDRGIKLPPREAWRGAVPVLDAENPPARLSRDAPVQKSNFMAYNIHAVWQQEVWAAVERSRKYIDRYMGGLLTAENVDDAEVIIIASGSAAAQSREAVRLCKEKGMKVGLIKVRSLRPFPTKELRQLCGKAKLIVIPEFNYVGWLAKEVATAIYGFSSAKIIGGPRVYGGQSMPVELIVDEVESGVSGKKSTNVAMSQIMGGVVNADEVAHFMRSI; encoded by the coding sequence ATGAGCGAGACCGAAGTCAAAACCAATCCACAAGGTGATCCGATTACCAGCGTCGCAGTACCTAAGGCAGATAGAAAAACAGATCCGCATGGCGAAGCCAAAAGACAGCGCGTCGTGACGCCAGAATATATGTTCCACGAGGCGCCGCGAACCAAAGAGTTCATCACGGGTAGCGAAGCCGCCAAGGAGGCGATCCGCCGCTCGAACGTGGATTTAGCCATCGCCTATCCGATCACCCCACAGAGCGAAACGATGCAGCTTGTCGGCGTGCTCTATGGTGAAGGTTATGTGAAAGAGTATTATCGTGGTGAAGAAGAAGTCGGCGTAATGGCGGCCATTGCCGGAGGCTCACGGGCAGGAGTTCGTTGTTACACTGCTACGGCGGGTCCCGGCACATTGCGTGGTCTCGAAGGCATTGCCTCCTGGCCAGGCCACCGTCTTCCAGTCGTGGCCATGTTTACCTGCCGCGTCGTTAACGCTCCGCTGGCCATACAACCGGACAACATCGAAGTCTCTTATCTGCTCAACTGCGGCATGATCGTATTCCACGCCGAGAACCAGCAGGACATGTTTGACTTTACGATGGCCGGTTTCACGATCAGCGAAAAGAATGATGTGACGTTGCCCGTCGGTGTCTGCTGTGACGGCTTCTTTGTGACGCATGCTCGTGGGTATGTGCGCATGCAAGATCGTGGCATCAAGCTTCCGCCGCGCGAAGCATGGCGTGGTGCCGTCCCTGTGCTCGATGCGGAGAATCCTCCTGCGCGTCTGTCACGCGACGCTCCGGTACAGAAGTCGAACTTTATGGCGTACAACATTCACGCCGTCTGGCAACAGGAAGTCTGGGCGGCCGTCGAACGGTCGCGTAAATACATCGATCGGTATATGGGTGGATTACTCACGGCGGAGAATGTCGATGACGCAGAAGTCATCATTATTGCTTCCGGCAGCGCTGCTGCGCAGTCCCGCGAAGCGGTTCGTCTCTGCAAGGAAAAAGGCATGAAAGTCGGACTGATCAAGGTCCGGTCCCTCCGTCCATTCCCGACGAAGGAACTCCGTCAGTTGTGCGGCAAGGCCAAGTTGATCGTTATTCCGGAATTCAATTATGTGGGCTGGTTGGCGAAGGAAGTAGCAACCGCTATCTATGGCTTCTCCAGCGCGAAAATCATCGGTGGTCCGCGTGTGTACGGTGGACAGTCGATGCCGGTCGAGTTGATCGTGGACGAAGTTGAGTCTGGTGTAAGCGGTAAGAAGTCTACCAACGTCGCGATGTCGCAAATTATGGGCGGAGTCGTCAATGCTGACGAAGTCGCCCACTTCATGCGCAGCATCTAA
- a CDS encoding hypothetical protein (conserved protein of unknown function) — MTDDILKAYKEVESAVERYITLLHDHVTMLQNVEPPGSDKVVRLTAGSKAMTDSASIYLSYAKYVAYGMPNSEEMIEDEIQG, encoded by the coding sequence ATGACGGATGACATTTTGAAAGCCTATAAAGAGGTCGAATCGGCTGTTGAACGCTACATCACACTGCTGCACGACCATGTCACCATGTTGCAGAACGTGGAGCCGCCCGGCTCAGACAAAGTCGTCCGACTGACCGCTGGCTCCAAAGCCATGACCGACAGCGCATCGATCTACCTATCCTATGCGAAGTACGTGGCCTATGGGATGCCGAACAGCGAGGAAATGATCGAGGACGAGATCCAGGGTTGA
- a CDS encoding hypothetical protein (conserved protein of unknown function), with amino-acid sequence MQCLNATVSPLLLGAINGLAQEEGLSHEKIVRAIAELSRRFNKERSSLNQTYLDDRLLSAAYLQYFLPVNLAKIQALLTELPALGPVEEFSVLDIGSGPGTGALAVLDWWYQRRWPCMVSVTTVDKSRGALRQTRQLWNGYCRAAGLGDIDLQTVEGDLERRTWVEPVRKKAPFDLIILANALNEVHTGDSDPIIARTALVEEAMSLLAANGTMMIVEPALRETSRALHQVHDRLLQEKRCTIYSPCLHENSCPALVKPDDWCHEERAWASPASIQEIDGEVGFIKDALKFSYLLLRKDGKTIVDRQADVYRVVSELRHLKGEKRAWLCNETGRSEIGRQDRLVSPQNAAFDNWHRGAIVQIERIAHKEKAGKVSLLGRIEQDAAVQIVRSV; translated from the coding sequence ATGCAATGCCTCAACGCTACGGTCTCGCCGCTTCTTCTTGGCGCTATTAATGGGCTTGCTCAAGAAGAAGGACTTTCGCACGAGAAGATTGTGCGGGCTATAGCGGAACTGTCCCGCCGTTTCAACAAAGAGCGCAGTTCTCTGAACCAAACCTATTTAGATGACCGACTCCTGTCGGCTGCGTATCTTCAGTATTTCCTTCCGGTCAATCTCGCCAAGATCCAGGCGTTGCTCACTGAGCTGCCGGCACTGGGACCCGTTGAGGAGTTTTCCGTTCTCGATATTGGTTCTGGGCCAGGGACCGGAGCCCTAGCGGTTCTAGACTGGTGGTATCAGCGAAGGTGGCCCTGTATGGTATCAGTAACCACCGTCGATAAGTCCAGGGGCGCTCTTAGACAAACCCGACAGTTGTGGAATGGGTACTGCCGCGCGGCTGGCCTTGGAGACATTGACTTACAGACGGTCGAAGGAGATCTAGAGCGACGAACCTGGGTTGAGCCGGTAAGAAAGAAGGCTCCGTTTGATCTCATCATTCTCGCCAATGCTTTGAATGAGGTCCACACAGGGGACAGCGATCCAATCATAGCGCGAACTGCCCTTGTGGAAGAGGCCATGTCGTTACTTGCGGCAAACGGCACCATGATGATTGTCGAACCGGCCTTACGCGAGACGTCCCGAGCGTTGCACCAGGTGCATGATCGATTACTCCAAGAAAAGCGCTGCACCATCTATAGCCCATGCCTCCATGAAAACAGCTGCCCCGCGCTCGTGAAGCCAGACGATTGGTGCCATGAAGAGCGGGCTTGGGCGTCGCCGGCATCAATCCAGGAAATTGACGGCGAAGTTGGCTTTATCAAAGACGCGTTGAAGTTTTCGTATCTGTTATTGCGCAAAGATGGGAAGACGATTGTTGATAGGCAGGCAGACGTATATCGAGTGGTGAGTGAACTCCGTCATCTTAAGGGTGAGAAGCGGGCCTGGCTCTGCAATGAGACGGGGCGGTCTGAAATTGGTCGACAGGATCGCCTGGTTTCGCCGCAGAACGCGGCGTTTGATAACTGGCATCGCGGCGCAATCGTGCAGATCGAACGGATTGCGCATAAAGAGAAGGCTGGCAAAGTGTCATTGTTGGGACGGATTGAACAAGATGCAGCAGTGCAGATTGTAAGATCCGTCTGA
- a CDS encoding transposase produces MPAERVTMRKIKDILRLKWACGLSNRQVAASCGVARSTVAETLYRATAAGLSWPFPEELDDQQLETRLYPAAPSPTGPLRAMPDWATVHQELMRKGVTLALLWQEYKAQHPDGYQYSRFCDLYGAWRATLDRCLRQEHRAGEKLFVDYAGQTVPVQDRQTGEIRSAQIFVAVWGASNYTYAEATWTQTLPDWTGSHIRAFAYFGGVPEIIVPDNLRSGVTKACRYEPELNPTYADLARHYGVAVIPARVRKPRDKAKVEAGVLLVERWILACLRHHPFFSLAELNTAIATCLDRLNRRPFKKLPGCRQSQFEAVDRPALQPLPTEPYVYAEWQMARVNIDSHVEVEGHYYSVPSPLIHAPLDVRLTAATIECFHKGQRIASHVRSAERGRHTTVVVHLPSAHQQYLAWSPSRLIQWAATVGPATGTVVAELLARRPHPEQGYRSCLGILRLERTYGPARLEIRDRVAGHWSMDSQS; encoded by the coding sequence ATGCCAGCGGAGCGAGTGACCATGCGAAAGATCAAAGACATTCTTCGACTCAAATGGGCCTGCGGACTCAGTAACCGGCAAGTTGCGGCCAGTTGTGGCGTGGCGCGGAGCACGGTGGCGGAAACGCTCTATCGGGCCACGGCGGCGGGGTTGTCCTGGCCATTCCCGGAGGAGCTGGACGATCAGCAGCTGGAAACCCGGTTGTATCCGGCGGCTCCATCGCCGACCGGCCCGCTGCGGGCCATGCCGGATTGGGCGACCGTGCATCAGGAATTGATGCGCAAGGGCGTCACCCTGGCGTTGCTGTGGCAAGAGTACAAAGCCCAGCATCCCGACGGCTATCAGTACAGCCGCTTTTGTGATCTCTATGGCGCCTGGCGGGCCACCCTGGATCGGTGTCTGCGGCAAGAGCATCGCGCCGGCGAGAAACTCTTTGTCGATTATGCCGGCCAGACCGTGCCGGTCCAGGACCGGCAGACCGGTGAGATCCGGTCGGCCCAGATCTTCGTCGCGGTATGGGGGGCCTCCAATTACACCTACGCCGAGGCGACCTGGACCCAAACGCTGCCCGATTGGACCGGTTCCCATATCCGGGCCTTCGCCTATTTTGGCGGCGTGCCCGAGATCATCGTACCGGACAACTTACGCAGCGGCGTGACGAAGGCCTGCCGGTATGAACCGGAGCTGAACCCCACCTATGCCGATTTGGCGCGGCACTATGGCGTGGCGGTGATTCCGGCCCGCGTCCGTAAACCGCGCGACAAGGCCAAGGTCGAAGCGGGCGTCCTGCTCGTCGAACGCTGGATCCTGGCCTGTCTGCGGCATCACCCCTTCTTCAGTCTGGCCGAGCTCAACACGGCGATCGCCACCTGTTTGGACCGGTTGAATCGCCGTCCCTTCAAGAAACTCCCCGGCTGTCGGCAGTCTCAGTTTGAGGCCGTCGATCGTCCAGCCCTACAACCGCTGCCGACCGAGCCGTACGTCTATGCCGAGTGGCAGATGGCGCGGGTGAATATCGATTCGCATGTGGAGGTCGAAGGCCACTATTACAGCGTCCCGTCCCCGCTGATCCATGCCCCACTCGATGTGCGACTCACGGCTGCCACCATCGAGTGCTTCCACAAGGGGCAGCGGATCGCCAGCCATGTGCGGAGTGCCGAGCGGGGCCGGCATACGACGGTGGTGGTGCATCTCCCCTCGGCGCATCAGCAGTATCTGGCGTGGTCTCCCTCGCGACTGATCCAGTGGGCCGCGACCGTGGGGCCCGCGACCGGAACCGTCGTGGCCGAACTCCTGGCGCGGCGGCCGCATCCCGAGCAAGGCTACCGGTCCTGCCTGGGGATTCTCCGCCTGGAACGGACATATGGCCCGGCACGGCTCGAAATCCGTGATCGCGTCGCTGGCCACTGGTCAATGGATTCGCAGTCATGA
- a CDS encoding hypothetical protein (conserved protein of unknown function), giving the protein MPINHIPFTLQFMSRRVLIAGEDDTGTHVGGVHKRPPIPDDSLKAECPKFMAHGPCGGVRRGGLCEVYPEMKCPWVSLYIELEKIGQTEWMKQV; this is encoded by the coding sequence TTGCCGATCAACCATATTCCGTTTACACTGCAATTCATGTCACGACGGGTTCTTATCGCGGGTGAAGATGATACTGGGACCCATGTCGGCGGAGTTCACAAGCGTCCGCCGATTCCAGACGACTCACTCAAAGCTGAGTGTCCGAAGTTCATGGCCCACGGCCCTTGTGGAGGTGTGCGCAGGGGGGGGTTATGCGAAGTCTACCCCGAGATGAAATGCCCCTGGGTCTCGCTTTACATCGAATTGGAGAAGATCGGTCAGACGGAATGGATGAAACAAGTGTAG
- a CDS encoding Bis(5'-nucleosyl)-tetraphosphatase, symmetrical: protein MATYAIGDVQGCNDALQRLVQHIHFNPVVDRLWFVGDLVNRGTDSLGVLRYIKNLGNRAVVVLGNHDLFLLAVTEGIATVRPEDTLQAILSAPDRDELIAWLRQQPLFYRADPFVLVHAGLLPQWSIDEAEKLAQEVQAGLRGRLYRDILRALHPSKHLQWSPDLTGPTRLATVIKVLTRLRACSPDGLMESSFSGPLERIPIGYLPWFTINAEARRNTTIVCGHWAALGLHCEEHLLAIDSGCVWGRELTAIRLEDRAVFQVSL from the coding sequence ATGGCAACGTATGCTATCGGCGATGTGCAGGGATGCAATGATGCCTTGCAACGCCTCGTTCAACACATTCATTTTAACCCAGTAGTCGACCGCCTCTGGTTTGTCGGTGATTTGGTCAATCGCGGCACGGATTCGCTAGGTGTCCTCCGCTATATCAAGAATCTGGGAAACCGGGCGGTTGTCGTTTTAGGCAACCACGACCTTTTTCTTCTCGCTGTTACCGAGGGTATTGCCACAGTTCGTCCAGAAGACACCCTGCAGGCCATCCTAAGTGCGCCGGATCGTGATGAACTCATCGCGTGGCTCCGTCAGCAACCTTTGTTCTATCGAGCAGATCCTTTCGTCCTTGTCCATGCAGGCCTACTTCCTCAATGGTCCATCGATGAGGCAGAAAAACTAGCCCAGGAAGTCCAGGCTGGTTTACGAGGTCGTTTGTATCGAGACATCCTCCGAGCCCTGCATCCCAGCAAACATCTTCAATGGTCTCCGGATTTGACCGGTCCCACCCGGCTCGCCACTGTAATCAAGGTTTTGACAAGACTTCGAGCCTGTTCACCGGATGGCCTGATGGAATCATCCTTCAGCGGTCCGCTTGAACGGATCCCCATCGGATACCTCCCTTGGTTTACGATCAATGCCGAAGCTCGTCGCAACACCACTATTGTCTGTGGCCACTGGGCCGCATTGGGTCTCCACTGCGAAGAGCATCTCCTGGCCATCGATAGCGGCTGTGTGTGGGGACGGGAACTGACAGCCATACGGTTGGAAGACCGAGCGGTATTTCAGGTTTCCTTATGA
- a CDS encoding 2-oxoglutarate:ferredoxin oxidoreductase beta subunit — MSLDYVKFSNGFEKFMPKEYRDMVEHGPFGKKVTVSQMGSFKEVLEEHPMCAGCAMTLFIRLAMVAFPNPEDTITVGTAGCGRLAISQAAIPFVYGNYGDQNGVASGLSRGLRLRFGDKPKDVVVMAGDGGTADIGFQQVLHSWFRKERFTTIMLDNEVYGNTGGQESGMTNRGAVLKMAPLGKKFEKMDMLQMAKVAGCAYVATVVPNNPRRVESVIKKAVLIAREVGSTYIQAYTSCNIEYAIPTDKVMEDAKTVENDRYQFTEYVSEEAKQYLAERYGYKEFLPKPAAAIPNKA; from the coding sequence ATGAGCCTTGATTATGTCAAGTTTTCCAATGGATTTGAGAAGTTCATGCCAAAGGAATACCGAGACATGGTGGAGCATGGACCGTTTGGAAAGAAGGTCACTGTTTCACAGATGGGGAGTTTCAAGGAAGTATTGGAAGAGCACCCCATGTGTGCTGGCTGTGCGATGACGCTCTTCATCCGACTCGCCATGGTTGCATTTCCAAATCCTGAAGACACAATTACTGTTGGGACGGCTGGATGTGGACGTCTTGCCATCTCTCAGGCGGCGATCCCATTTGTCTACGGCAACTATGGTGATCAAAACGGAGTGGCCAGTGGATTGTCCAGAGGCCTCCGTCTTCGTTTCGGCGATAAACCAAAAGATGTGGTTGTGATGGCCGGAGATGGCGGTACGGCGGATATCGGCTTTCAGCAGGTGCTCCATTCTTGGTTCCGCAAGGAACGATTTACGACCATCATGTTGGACAACGAGGTATATGGGAATACCGGCGGTCAGGAAAGCGGGATGACGAACAGGGGCGCCGTGTTAAAAATGGCCCCGCTCGGGAAGAAGTTCGAGAAGATGGATATGTTACAGATGGCCAAGGTTGCCGGTTGTGCCTATGTGGCAACCGTCGTGCCGAATAATCCACGTCGTGTCGAAAGTGTCATTAAGAAAGCCGTGTTGATCGCTCGTGAAGTGGGGTCAACCTATATTCAGGCGTACACCTCTTGCAATATCGAATATGCTATTCCGACCGACAAGGTCATGGAAGATGCGAAGACGGTCGAGAACGATCGATACCAGTTCACCGAGTATGTCAGCGAAGAGGCCAAGCAGTACCTTGCCGAGCGCTATGGCTATAAGGAGTTCCTTCCCAAGCCAGCTGCTGCGATTCCCAACAAGGCTTAA
- a CDS encoding hypothetical protein (conserved protein of unknown function), producing MSIPQYAIDRLAPCVQPLVFETGVEEALYSSTRGTVFLVGYERRSYVLTARHALQPNNPMPICVFASDTSDKLVPLGKAFYVPPSPDGYDFEDLSVIDIDPRWITHPDVAGAKLINLDLSCGKWEECAHEAQFFILGYPEERSFLNYEPLEFRADRVILLGRYAGPSTLQHHHVLSVLDNLSLTTFSGLSGAPVFAWIELPMQRPTPVLCGMVLRGSPQSGLIHFLDRDVLLDALNAKCQLEH from the coding sequence ATGTCCATTCCTCAATATGCCATAGATCGCCTTGCTCCCTGTGTTCAGCCGCTAGTCTTCGAAACGGGTGTTGAAGAAGCACTGTACTCCTCCACGCGCGGTACTGTCTTTCTGGTGGGTTATGAGCGTAGATCATATGTGTTAACTGCACGCCATGCGCTCCAGCCCAATAACCCCATGCCAATTTGTGTATTCGCTTCAGATACTTCGGACAAACTCGTTCCATTAGGGAAAGCATTTTACGTTCCCCCCTCACCTGACGGTTATGATTTTGAGGATCTTTCAGTAATAGATATTGATCCCAGATGGATAACGCATCCAGATGTTGCCGGTGCAAAACTAATCAATCTGGATCTTTCTTGTGGTAAATGGGAAGAATGCGCGCATGAAGCGCAGTTTTTCATTCTTGGCTACCCTGAGGAGCGATCGTTTTTAAATTATGAACCATTGGAATTTCGAGCGGACCGTGTGATTCTACTTGGGCGCTACGCTGGTCCATCGACTCTTCAGCACCATCATGTTCTGTCGGTCTTAGACAACTTATCACTGACAACGTTCAGTGGACTTAGCGGTGCGCCAGTTTTTGCCTGGATTGAGCTGCCCATGCAGCGTCCAACACCAGTACTCTGTGGAATGGTATTACGAGGATCACCTCAGTCAGGTTTGATTCATTTCCTTGATCGGGATGTACTTCTTGATGCACTGAATGCAAAATGTCAGTTGGAACACTAA